One Fontisphaera persica DNA window includes the following coding sequences:
- a CDS encoding glycoside hydrolase family 2 protein, whose product MTHRSTAQTWRGFACLAIAWLAFSLQGQAAERQIISLHGLWQIAESRGADEMPALFPHRVPVPGLVNLARPPFPQVDQFISRENLANRIRAGTAPADWLTNYWAGKVEQDRNYFWYRRTFRAPSTPRTVAQLKINKAQFGTAVWLNGQKVGEYPGCFTASYHDLLPAIRWGAENTLIIRIGAHPAVLPDTYPTGSDFEKKKWTPGIYDEVSLIFSDLPAIEHVQVAPRLAEQAVVVQTRLRNPTRTPVTSPLQHTVTTWKGNRPVTTAPAMTVTLLGGETREFLQTIPLPNARLWSPEDPFLYVLETRTGGDHVRTRFGMREFRFDAATRRAWLNGKVYFLRGSNITLHRFFEDPLCGDLPWRETWVRRLLSELPKQMHWNYFRFCIGPVPERWFDICDEEGLLIQNEFFVWTGGPGWYQGYSRKHDPEEMIRQYRDWMRDHWNHPSVVVWDANNETKDDLFHTRVIPAVRPLDLSHRPWENSYNPPVDPNDPVEDHPYLMFSGFRGKLTFKMSDLETRDGTPRKGALPSDTNPPLINEYGWLWLNRDGTPTLLTENVYAQLLGTNVTGRQRLDLWAYLLAGKTEYWRAHRHYAGIIHFVYLTCSYPGVYTSDHFADVRRLKLDPAFADYVGEAFKPLGVYLNFFQPELTAGERREFTLYLINDEHRPVKGTLHLSLETRQGKEMAAAEQPFALEALGRGIYLVPLVIPPVLGPHTLKAAAREDGDRRARPTLSRRWVEVKPGGAAPAKP is encoded by the coding sequence ATGACTCACCGGTCCACCGCTCAAACCTGGCGTGGTTTCGCTTGCCTGGCCATCGCTTGGCTGGCGTTCAGCCTGCAAGGGCAGGCGGCCGAGCGCCAAATCATCTCGCTGCATGGTCTCTGGCAAATCGCCGAAAGCCGCGGCGCCGATGAAATGCCCGCCCTCTTCCCGCACCGCGTGCCCGTTCCCGGCCTGGTGAATCTGGCGCGGCCGCCCTTTCCGCAGGTGGACCAGTTCATCAGCCGCGAGAATCTGGCCAACCGCATCCGGGCCGGCACGGCGCCCGCTGACTGGCTCACCAATTATTGGGCGGGCAAGGTGGAGCAGGACCGCAACTACTTCTGGTACCGGCGCACGTTTCGCGCGCCGTCCACGCCGCGCACCGTGGCCCAGTTGAAAATCAACAAGGCCCAATTTGGAACGGCCGTTTGGTTGAACGGGCAGAAAGTCGGCGAATACCCCGGCTGTTTCACCGCCAGTTACCATGACCTGTTGCCGGCCATCCGCTGGGGCGCGGAAAACACACTCATCATCCGCATCGGCGCGCATCCCGCCGTGCTGCCGGACACCTATCCCACCGGCTCGGACTTCGAGAAAAAGAAATGGACGCCCGGCATTTATGATGAGGTTTCGCTGATTTTCTCCGACTTGCCGGCCATTGAGCATGTACAGGTGGCGCCGCGGCTGGCGGAGCAGGCGGTGGTGGTACAGACCCGCCTGCGCAACCCCACCCGCACGCCGGTGACTTCTCCACTGCAGCACACGGTGACCACCTGGAAGGGCAACCGCCCCGTCACCACCGCGCCGGCCATGACCGTGACGTTGCTGGGCGGTGAAACGCGCGAGTTTCTCCAAACCATTCCCCTGCCCAACGCCCGGCTCTGGTCGCCGGAAGACCCCTTCTTGTACGTGCTGGAAACGCGCACCGGCGGCGACCATGTGCGCACCCGCTTTGGCATGCGCGAGTTTCGCTTTGACGCCGCCACACGCCGGGCCTGGTTGAACGGCAAAGTTTATTTCCTCCGCGGCTCCAACATCACGCTGCACCGCTTCTTTGAAGACCCCCTGTGCGGCGATTTGCCCTGGCGCGAAACCTGGGTGCGCCGCCTGCTGAGTGAATTACCCAAGCAGATGCACTGGAATTATTTCCGGTTTTGCATCGGCCCCGTGCCGGAGCGCTGGTTTGACATCTGCGATGAAGAGGGCCTGCTTATTCAAAACGAATTTTTTGTGTGGACCGGCGGCCCCGGGTGGTACCAAGGCTATTCGCGAAAACACGATCCCGAGGAAATGATCCGCCAGTATCGCGACTGGATGCGCGACCACTGGAATCATCCCAGTGTGGTGGTGTGGGACGCCAACAACGAAACCAAGGATGACCTCTTCCACACACGGGTGATTCCGGCGGTGCGCCCGCTCGATTTGTCCCACCGCCCCTGGGAAAACAGTTACAACCCGCCGGTGGACCCCAATGACCCGGTGGAAGACCATCCGTATTTGATGTTCAGCGGCTTCCGCGGGAAGCTTACTTTCAAAATGAGCGATTTGGAAACACGCGACGGCACGCCGCGCAAAGGCGCTCTCCCCTCCGACACCAACCCCCCGCTTATCAACGAGTATGGCTGGCTCTGGTTGAATCGCGACGGCACCCCTACCCTGCTCACCGAAAATGTGTACGCCCAATTGTTGGGCACCAACGTCACCGGCCGGCAGCGGCTGGATTTATGGGCCTACCTGCTCGCCGGCAAGACCGAATACTGGCGCGCTCACCGCCATTACGCCGGCATCATTCATTTTGTGTACCTCACCTGCAGCTACCCCGGCGTGTACACCTCCGACCATTTCGCCGATGTGCGCCGCTTGAAACTGGACCCGGCCTTTGCCGATTACGTGGGCGAGGCCTTCAAGCCCCTGGGGGTGTATCTCAATTTCTTTCAACCCGAATTAACCGCAGGAGAGCGGCGGGAGTTCACCCTCTACCTCATCAATGACGAACACCGGCCCGTGAAAGGCACCCTGCACCTTTCGCTGGAGACCCGGCAGGGCAAAGAAATGGCCGCCGCCGAGCAACCCTTCGCGCTGGAGGCGTTGGGCCGCGGCATTTACCTCGTGCCCCTGGTCATACCCCCAGTCCTGGGCCCGCATACCTTGAAAGCCGCTGCGCGCGAAGACGGAGACCGGCGCGCACGGCCCACCCTCAGCCGCCGCTGGGTCGAGGTGAAACCAGGCGGTGCCGCCCCTGCCAAACCATGA
- a CDS encoding adenylate/guanylate cyclase domain-containing protein, producing MNPSTPQRRLAAIMFADVCGYSRIMGENEQRAMRILACFDDVFTRQLQQHEGRLIKRLGDGILAEFYSAVAAVQCALSVQRALAEHNAQAPPEDQFQVRIGVHLGDVLVSGGDILGDGVNVASRIEPLAEPGGICISQDVYHQVHNKMEIQAVSLGPQQLKNIQRQIEIYRVLVAAAECQSAATVSAEESQPDNPPVPPSVEPGEPVAARRRKWPWVVAALFGLLLLLALVAALLQQVQSQRAQRAEKEARQLLNQGETERARRLLENTLRGLGPHTPGRGKLAQMLQEIRDEELKQHLRRRFEALVATFHQKNWDAAAQFASPESKMRLGMKNIAGRMALLGVFADVLKIKPGDFRLRDLILREDRQRAVIVPEMRVGNAWNPQQPIHWQYLENEWWVVIE from the coding sequence ATGAACCCATCCACTCCCCAACGCCGGCTGGCCGCCATCATGTTTGCCGATGTTTGCGGTTACTCCCGCATCATGGGCGAAAACGAGCAGCGCGCCATGCGCATCCTGGCGTGCTTTGACGATGTATTTACGCGCCAGTTGCAGCAACACGAGGGACGGCTCATCAAGCGCCTGGGCGACGGTATCCTGGCCGAGTTTTACAGCGCCGTGGCGGCCGTCCAATGCGCCCTGAGCGTGCAGCGCGCCCTGGCCGAACACAACGCCCAGGCGCCGCCGGAAGACCAATTCCAGGTGCGCATCGGCGTGCATCTGGGCGATGTGCTGGTGTCCGGCGGCGACATCCTGGGCGACGGCGTCAACGTGGCCTCCCGCATCGAGCCGCTGGCCGAGCCGGGCGGCATTTGCATCAGCCAGGATGTCTATCACCAGGTGCACAACAAGATGGAAATCCAGGCCGTATCCCTCGGCCCCCAGCAACTGAAAAACATCCAGCGCCAAATCGAGATTTATCGCGTCCTTGTGGCCGCTGCCGAGTGCCAGAGCGCGGCAACCGTGTCCGCAGAGGAATCCCAGCCGGACAACCCGCCGGTTCCGCCATCCGTCGAGCCAGGGGAGCCTGTGGCGGCCAGACGCCGCAAATGGCCCTGGGTGGTGGCGGCCCTCTTCGGGTTGCTGCTCCTGCTGGCGCTGGTGGCCGCCCTCCTTCAGCAGGTTCAGTCCCAGCGCGCCCAACGCGCCGAAAAAGAAGCGCGCCAACTGTTAAACCAGGGAGAAACCGAGCGCGCCCGCCGCCTGCTGGAAAACACCTTGCGCGGGCTGGGGCCGCACACCCCGGGCCGCGGCAAACTGGCGCAAATGCTCCAGGAAATCCGGGACGAGGAGTTGAAACAACACCTGCGCCGCCGCTTCGAGGCTCTGGTGGCCACCTTCCACCAAAAAAACTGGGATGCCGCCGCCCAGTTCGCCTCGCCGGAAAGCAAAATGCGGCTGGGCATGAAAAACATTGCCGGGCGCATGGCGCTGCTGGGAGTCTTTGCGGACGTCCTGAAAATCAAGCCGGGCGATTTCCGGCTCCGTGACCTCATCTTGCGGGAGGACCGCCAGCGGGCGGTAATTGTCCCTGAAATGCGGGTCGGCAACGCCTGGAACCCCCAACAACCCATCCACTGGCAATACCTGGAAAACGAATGGTGGGTGGTGATTGAGTAA
- the hypE gene encoding hydrogenase expression/formation protein HypE, with protein MNAPQDFALQCPVPLRDYPQVLLAHGGGGRLSHQLIESLFLPAFKNPALDARHDGAVVEIGGLRLAFSTDSYVVRPLFFPGGDIGSLAVHGTVNDLAMCGARPLYLSVAAILEEGVPMETLRRVVASMQHAAARAGVQLVTGDTKVVDRGKGDGIYLNTAGIGILEHGRRIAPASVQPGDTILLNGDLGRHGMAIMAVREGLSFESAIESDSAPLAALVMALLEADIDVHCLRDLTRGGLASALIEIAEAVRRDMLIEEAAIPVREDVRAACEILGFDPLYVANEGRLAVFVPEAQAERALAIMRRAPGGEGSCRIGQVLDSRDGLLKLRSRIGALRIVDMLSGEQLPRIC; from the coding sequence ATGAACGCGCCCCAGGATTTCGCCCTCCAATGCCCCGTCCCCCTGCGCGATTATCCGCAGGTGCTTCTGGCGCACGGCGGCGGCGGCAGGCTCTCCCATCAGCTCATTGAGTCGCTCTTTCTGCCCGCCTTCAAAAACCCCGCCCTCGACGCGCGGCACGACGGCGCGGTGGTGGAAATCGGCGGCCTCCGGCTGGCCTTTTCCACGGATTCCTACGTGGTCCGGCCCCTGTTTTTTCCGGGGGGCGACATCGGCTCGCTCGCCGTGCACGGCACGGTGAACGATTTGGCCATGTGCGGAGCGCGGCCTCTTTACCTGAGCGTGGCCGCCATCCTGGAGGAAGGCGTGCCCATGGAAACCCTGCGGCGGGTGGTGGCCTCCATGCAACACGCCGCGGCCCGCGCCGGCGTGCAACTGGTCACCGGCGACACCAAAGTGGTGGACCGCGGCAAAGGCGACGGCATCTACTTGAACACCGCCGGCATCGGCATCCTCGAACATGGCCGGCGCATCGCTCCGGCCAGCGTGCAACCCGGTGACACCATCCTCCTCAATGGCGACCTTGGCCGCCATGGCATGGCCATCATGGCCGTGCGCGAGGGATTATCCTTTGAAAGCGCCATTGAAAGCGACTCCGCCCCGCTGGCCGCGCTGGTCATGGCGCTGCTCGAGGCCGATATTGACGTGCATTGCCTGCGCGATTTGACCCGTGGCGGCCTGGCCAGCGCCCTCATCGAAATCGCCGAGGCCGTGCGGCGGGATATGCTGATTGAAGAAGCCGCCATCCCCGTGCGCGAGGACGTGCGTGCCGCCTGCGAGATTCTGGGCTTTGACCCGCTCTACGTCGCCAACGAAGGCCGCCTGGCCGTGTTTGTGCCGGAGGCGCAGGCGGAGCGGGCGCTGGCCATCATGCGCCGGGCGCCCGGCGGCGAGGGCAGTTGCCGCATCGGCCAGGTGCTCGATTCGCGCGACGGACTGTTGAAACTCCGCAGCCGCATTGGCGCCCTCCGCATCGTGGACATGCTCTCCGGCGAGCAACTGCCACGCATTTGCTGA
- the hypD gene encoding hydrogenase formation protein HypD, whose translation MRFIDEYRDAAAVQQFARALTALVTRPWTIMEVCGGQTHAIIKFGVDELLPREVTLVHGPGCPVCVTPVEIIDQAIAIASLPHVIFCSFGDMLRVPGTQKDLFSVKAAGGDVRMVYSPLDAVNLARAHPERQVVFFAVGFETTAPANAMAVARARRLGLKNFSVLVSHVLVPPAMEAILSSPSNRVQGFLAAGHVCAVMGYHEYPPLAAKYRVPIVVTGFEPLDIMQGIFMCVKQLEEGRHEVENQYARSVRYEGNRPAQQLMQEVFEVVPRQWRGIGEIPRSGLGLRAEYQEFDAARRFGVTYLAAAESPECISGLVLQGVRKPSECPAFGTRCTPEHPLGATMVSSEGACAAYYRYRRPARPAAPSPSP comes from the coding sequence ATGCGCTTCATTGACGAATATCGCGACGCCGCCGCCGTGCAGCAATTTGCGCGCGCGCTGACCGCCCTGGTGACCCGGCCCTGGACGATTATGGAAGTCTGCGGCGGCCAGACCCATGCCATCATCAAATTTGGCGTGGACGAGCTTTTGCCCAGGGAGGTCACCCTGGTACATGGCCCCGGCTGCCCCGTCTGCGTGACGCCCGTCGAAATCATTGACCAGGCCATCGCCATCGCCTCCCTGCCCCACGTCATTTTTTGCTCCTTTGGCGACATGCTCCGCGTGCCGGGCACCCAGAAAGATTTGTTCTCCGTCAAGGCTGCCGGTGGCGATGTGCGGATGGTGTACTCGCCGCTGGACGCCGTGAATCTGGCGCGCGCGCATCCCGAACGGCAGGTGGTGTTTTTTGCAGTGGGATTCGAGACCACCGCCCCCGCCAACGCCATGGCCGTGGCCCGGGCGCGCCGGCTGGGGTTGAAAAACTTTTCCGTGCTGGTCTCGCACGTGCTGGTGCCCCCCGCCATGGAGGCCATCCTATCCTCGCCCTCCAACCGGGTGCAGGGATTTCTGGCCGCCGGCCACGTGTGCGCAGTGATGGGCTACCACGAATACCCGCCACTGGCGGCCAAATACCGCGTGCCCATTGTGGTCACCGGCTTTGAGCCGCTGGACATCATGCAGGGCATCTTCATGTGCGTGAAGCAGCTTGAAGAAGGCCGCCACGAGGTGGAAAACCAATACGCCCGCTCTGTCCGCTACGAGGGCAACCGCCCCGCGCAACAGTTGATGCAGGAAGTGTTTGAAGTGGTCCCCCGCCAATGGCGCGGCATCGGTGAAATCCCCCGCAGCGGACTGGGCTTGCGGGCGGAGTACCAGGAGTTTGACGCGGCGCGCCGCTTTGGCGTGACCTACCTGGCGGCGGCGGAATCCCCCGAGTGCATCAGCGGGCTGGTGTTGCAGGGGGTCAGGAAACCCTCCGAATGTCCCGCTTTTGGCACGCGCTGCACACCGGAGCATCCGCTGGGCGCCACCATGGTTTCCAGCGAAGGCGCCTGCGCGGCCTATTACCGCTACCGCCGACCCGCACGCCCGGCCGCTCCCAGCCCCTCCCCTTGA
- a CDS encoding HypC/HybG/HupF family hydrogenase formation chaperone produces MCLAVPGKIVSVAENDTGARMGKVDFGGIAKEVSLDFVPEAGVGDYVIVHVGFALSKVDPEEARQVFEYLKQMGELSELHESSPPPASS; encoded by the coding sequence ATGTGTCTGGCAGTTCCAGGTAAAATTGTCAGCGTGGCCGAAAATGATACCGGCGCGCGCATGGGCAAGGTGGACTTTGGCGGCATTGCCAAGGAAGTCAGCCTGGACTTTGTGCCCGAGGCCGGCGTGGGCGATTACGTCATCGTGCATGTTGGCTTTGCGCTCAGCAAGGTGGACCCGGAGGAGGCCCGCCAGGTCTTCGAGTATCTCAAGCAGATGGGCGAATTGAGCGAGCTGCACGAATCGTCCCCACCCCCCGCCAGCAGTTAG